One Streptomyces sp. NBC_01237 genomic region harbors:
- a CDS encoding SDR family NAD(P)-dependent oxidoreductase, with protein sequence MSEKLNGKVALVTGASRGIGAAVALRLAEDGADVAITYQNNEDAARATVERIEKKTGRRVLAVRADVADADSVAASVEQAVRELGRLDIVINNAGVNDMTLPNLADMPVETVDWILDVNTRGAILTARAAAKHLPEGGRVVNIGSCLGEHVPAAGYAVYAASKAALTGFTKGLAWDLGPRGITVNEVAPGSTNTDMNPEDGPASAYQKALSPLNRFAQPEEVAAAVAYFASPEAAFTTGTRVGVDGGVNA encoded by the coding sequence ATGAGCGAGAAGCTGAACGGCAAGGTAGCCCTGGTCACCGGTGCGAGCCGGGGCATCGGCGCGGCCGTGGCCCTGCGCCTGGCCGAGGACGGCGCCGATGTCGCCATCACCTACCAGAACAACGAGGACGCCGCGCGGGCCACGGTCGAGCGGATCGAGAAGAAGACCGGTCGCCGGGTACTGGCGGTGCGGGCCGACGTGGCCGACGCCGACTCGGTCGCCGCCTCGGTCGAGCAGGCGGTGCGCGAACTGGGCCGGCTGGACATCGTGATCAACAACGCGGGCGTGAACGACATGACGCTCCCGAACCTCGCCGACATGCCGGTCGAGACCGTGGACTGGATCCTCGACGTGAACACGCGCGGCGCCATCCTCACCGCGCGTGCCGCGGCGAAGCATCTGCCGGAGGGCGGGCGGGTCGTCAACATCGGTTCCTGCCTGGGCGAGCATGTGCCCGCAGCGGGTTATGCCGTGTACGCAGCGAGCAAGGCCGCGCTCACCGGGTTCACCAAGGGCCTCGCCTGGGACCTCGGCCCCCGCGGCATCACGGTGAACGAGGTGGCCCCCGGTTCCACGAACACCGACATGAACCCGGAGGACGGCCCCGCTTCCGCGTACCAGAAGGCCCTGTCCCCGCTGAACCGGTTCGCGCAGCCGGAGGAAGTGGCCGCTGCGGTAGCCTACTTCGCATCGCCCGAGGCCGCCTTCACCACTGGCACCAGGGTCGGTGTCGACGGCGGAGTCAATGCCTGA
- a CDS encoding quercetin 2,3-dioxygenase encodes MSLLEQQNTDKPPTVRKVLHIPAGQGRSVWLNGDVYSVKVGQDDSEGTLAVLEASVPPGGGPPLHDHRHEDEAFYLIEGELEIYADGETYRVRAGDFVFVPRGVIHGFKNTGLHTAKQLLLFTPGGFERFFLEAGKDAAPGQNIPPFDPADNPTAVTVGEKYGSYQA; translated from the coding sequence ATGTCACTGCTGGAACAGCAGAACACCGACAAGCCCCCCACGGTCCGTAAGGTCCTGCATATCCCGGCCGGCCAGGGCCGCTCGGTCTGGCTCAACGGCGATGTCTACTCCGTGAAGGTCGGCCAGGATGACTCCGAGGGGACGCTGGCGGTACTGGAGGCCTCGGTGCCCCCGGGCGGGGGCCCGCCGCTGCACGACCACCGCCACGAGGACGAGGCGTTCTACCTCATCGAGGGCGAGCTGGAGATCTACGCCGACGGCGAGACGTACCGCGTGCGGGCCGGGGACTTCGTGTTCGTACCGCGCGGGGTGATTCATGGCTTCAAGAACACGGGCCTGCACACCGCGAAGCAGCTGCTGCTCTTCACCCCCGGCGGGTTCGAACGCTTCTTCCTGGAGGCGGGCAAGGACGCCGCACCCGGCCAGAACATCCCGCCGTTCGACCCGGCCGACAATCCCACGGCCGTCACCGTCGGCGAGAAGTACGGCTCGTACCAGGCCTGA
- a CDS encoding methionyl-tRNA formyltransferase, with amino-acid sequence MLFSEVNSKLGAPFLDMLHGHPLVDLAALVTSPVGRLCDYFVADTEQVDLEQRGKNLGVPVLRPEKVNDPAFVQQIRDLEPDYLIVGNFQRILKSELLAAPKVTSVNFHPSALPRYAGLAPFYWMVRNGETDGAVTAIEMAEGLDTGAILTQHRTPLTGRETALELRTMQERANVLMLLDLIPQLAARRFLRIPQDSSERTYFTRPGEDDYRLDFAHSAHKVACHIRAGYRNPGAFAETASGERVTVLSADDVLPAATALLEPAGTVRHLADGVFVACRDGWLRLLTVELDGTEVPVQAHPAIADGQLLSATQLQAA; translated from the coding sequence GTGCTCTTCTCAGAGGTCAACTCAAAATTAGGCGCCCCCTTCCTGGACATGCTGCACGGACACCCGCTGGTGGATCTCGCGGCCCTCGTCACCAGCCCGGTCGGACGTCTGTGCGACTACTTCGTCGCCGACACCGAGCAGGTCGACCTGGAGCAGCGGGGCAAGAACCTCGGCGTACCGGTGCTGCGTCCCGAGAAGGTCAACGACCCCGCGTTCGTCCAGCAGATCAGGGACCTGGAGCCCGACTACCTGATCGTGGGCAACTTCCAACGCATTCTGAAGAGCGAGCTGCTCGCCGCGCCGAAGGTGACAAGCGTCAACTTCCACCCGAGCGCGCTGCCCCGCTACGCGGGCCTGGCGCCGTTCTACTGGATGGTGCGCAACGGTGAGACCGACGGTGCGGTCACCGCCATCGAGATGGCCGAGGGCCTCGACACCGGGGCGATCCTCACGCAGCACCGGACCCCCCTCACCGGCCGCGAGACCGCTCTGGAACTGCGGACCATGCAGGAACGCGCCAATGTGCTGATGCTCCTGGACCTGATCCCGCAGCTCGCGGCGCGCAGGTTCCTGCGCATCCCGCAGGACTCCTCGGAGCGGACGTACTTCACCCGGCCGGGTGAGGACGACTACCGACTGGACTTCGCGCACTCCGCCCACAAGGTGGCGTGCCACATCCGGGCCGGCTACCGGAACCCGGGGGCCTTCGCCGAGACCGCGTCCGGTGAACGCGTGACGGTCCTGTCGGCGGACGACGTCCTGCCGGCCGCGACCGCACTTCTCGAACCCGCCGGAACCGTACGGCACCTGGCGGACGGGGTTTTCGTCGCCTGCCGCGACGGCTGGCTGCGGCTCCTGACCGTGGAGCTCGACGGCACCGAGGTGCCCGTCCAGGCCCACCCGGCCATCGCCGACGGCCAGCTGCTTTCGGCCACCCAGCTCCAGGCAGCTTGA
- a CDS encoding acyl-CoA dehydrogenase family protein, whose translation MPTAAIPNTAEAIITRARDIGPTLRESSARIEENRRLPEDIVELLRGTGVFRAVMPREWGGPELNSMDQVRLLETIAQGDVSAAWCAMIGMDSGIYSGFLDQDVARKLYPSPDMAQSGWIYPQGRAERVSGGYRVSGHWRFGSGSTHCDVLAAGCTVYEGGRPVIDETTGKGLWRVVLAHPDQYEHIDSWHTTGLAGSGSIDYRADDLFVPAEHSFSFAEPVRRGPLHDAPDAILRKMSGIPLGLARAALDHVRELAEHRVDRETGLAWPQDHRVQQTIAELEMELLAARSAVYTTLERQWEALENHAERSGDERVETALARLHAFRTARRVVHRLFDLVGGASVYRLKSPMDRWLRDANTMCQHAVAQESILQLTGNVLLGGKSASPFF comes from the coding sequence ATGCCCACTGCCGCGATACCCAACACCGCCGAGGCGATCATCACCCGTGCCCGGGACATCGGGCCCACGCTGCGCGAGAGCTCCGCCAGGATCGAGGAGAACCGCCGCCTGCCCGAGGATATCGTCGAACTCCTGCGTGGAACCGGTGTGTTCCGTGCCGTGATGCCCCGGGAATGGGGCGGCCCCGAACTGAACTCCATGGACCAGGTACGTCTCCTGGAGACCATCGCCCAGGGCGATGTCTCCGCCGCCTGGTGCGCCATGATCGGCATGGACTCCGGCATCTACTCCGGCTTCCTCGACCAGGACGTCGCCCGCAAGCTCTACCCGTCCCCCGACATGGCCCAGTCGGGCTGGATCTACCCCCAGGGCAGGGCGGAGCGGGTCTCCGGTGGCTACCGTGTCTCCGGACACTGGCGGTTCGGCTCCGGCTCCACCCACTGCGACGTGCTCGCCGCCGGCTGCACCGTGTACGAGGGCGGCCGCCCCGTCATCGACGAGACGACGGGCAAAGGGCTGTGGCGGGTGGTGCTCGCCCACCCCGATCAGTACGAGCACATCGACTCCTGGCACACCACGGGACTCGCGGGTTCCGGTTCCATCGACTACCGGGCCGATGACCTGTTCGTCCCCGCCGAGCACTCCTTCTCCTTCGCCGAACCGGTGCGCCGCGGCCCGCTGCACGATGCCCCCGACGCGATCCTGCGGAAGATGTCCGGCATCCCTCTCGGGCTCGCCCGCGCCGCGCTCGACCACGTCCGAGAGCTGGCGGAGCACCGCGTCGACCGCGAGACCGGCCTCGCCTGGCCGCAGGACCACCGGGTCCAGCAGACCATTGCCGAACTGGAGATGGAGCTTCTCGCCGCACGCTCCGCCGTGTACACGACGCTGGAGCGGCAGTGGGAGGCACTGGAGAACCATGCCGAGCGCTCGGGCGACGAGCGGGTCGAGACCGCCCTCGCGCGCCTGCACGCCTTCCGCACGGCACGGCGCGTCGTGCACCGTCTCTTCGACCTGGTGGGCGGCGCCTCCGTCTACCGGCTCAAGTCCCCGATGGACCGGTGGCTGCGGGATGCCAACACCATGTGCCAGCACGCCGTCGCCCAGGAATCCATCCTCCAGCTCACCGGCAACGTACTGCTCGGCGGCAAGTCCGCCTCCCCCTTCTTCTAA